Below is a genomic region from Gadus macrocephalus chromosome 14, ASM3116895v1.
ACTCCCCACCCAGCCCAGCGGTGAGAGCAAGTGTACGGGGAGACGAGATACTTTACCCTACACTAGCTGGTCTAGAGACGAGAGAGACGGTCCTATTAAAGGCCGTTTGAGTTCTTAAAATAAAAGGACCACCATCCATCCCTCTGAACACAGCACCGGCTGAACCACAGGAAGAGAGGCAGCCGCAGAAACCCACCGAGACCCAGCCCAGCGGCCCGGAGAGAGAGCAGCTCATAGCTCAGCTGCACACACAGGTACGTACGCCTGGGCCTGGACTCCAGCCCGCTCAGCAGTCACATGACTCCggtcacatgacccccccccccaccccccccccccccccgctgtacTGGAGCAGCCTCTAGATGATCCCCGCTATTAGCTGAATACAAACGAGAACACTGCTCGTTATTCAGAACGGCTTTTCATACTTGTGTACTAGTATTTGATGCACTGACGCTGCCTTTTGCATACGAATATTGGTGAAAGACCTCATCAAAGTTGTCATGTATTGGCTGTCAAAGTGTTCTGGGAATCTGTGAACCCCTTTTAAAAGAAACCTTAAAACATACCTATTTAATTCAGCTTCCTATTAATcccttttattgttttttgtttattttcattgtGTTGTCAAGCACATTGTATCGCAATTTTGTACGAACGGCGCTCTGTGAATAAAGTTTGTTTTGATGCGGTGCtggcaggtggaggagctggaggtgaagCTGTTGGACCAGACCCAGGAGGTGGGGAGACTGCGCTCTGAGCTGGtgaggacaaagggtggagaGATAACGAACGAGGGCNNNNNNNNNNNNNNNNNNNNNNNNNNNNNNNNNNNNNNNNNNNNNNNNNNNNNNNNNNNNNNNNNNNNNNNNNNNNNNNNNNNNNNNNNNNNNNNNNNNNGGTGGAGAGATAACGAACGAGGGCAGTAAAACAAGGAGGGGAAACTCGCTGGCTTGGCCGCTGATTAGGCTCGCATTCCTGGGTCTGCCGCGGGAAGACAACCTCACTATGGGCAACACGCCCCTCTGAATGGGGTCTGGGTCGCCCTGTTTAGTGCAAgaatatttacatttagcagactcttttaACCAGAGCGAttaacaataagtacatttgtcagaagaaagagaaaaaacaataaatctctgtcggtacagtaaggatgttcatagaaccaagtgccaagcaccaacaatcactaggttaacccattccccgtatacaacaaagacagcttggataagatgctacacaatgctatgaTGCTAAGTGCAAGGACATATAACATACAATaggtgcgtacattaagtgttgggacgtacaacatacaataggtgcgtacattaagtgctagGACGTACAAcagacaataagtgcgtacatgaagggccaggacgtacaacatacaataagtgtgtacattaattgttgggacgtacaacatacaataagtgcaaaaGGGAGGGACgtggggggaggctatgcagagctgaactctgaacaagatGGATGGAAGGATATGCATAAGATGTTTTCTCTGCGGGTCGGCTCCCACTCTAACCAGTGTCTTCCATGCCATCTGCGTTGTGTCCTCCCGGGCTCCAGGGGGCGACAGATCTGGAGAAGCACCTGGAGCTTCTGGTGGTCGAGAATGAGCGGCTGAAGCAGGAGCTGAAGGCGTGCCGGACGTCGGCGgccccccctccggcccccccggTGTCCCCCGCCTGCCCCGCCTGCCCCCACGGACAGGTGAGTGTTGAGCGGGACGACGGCCAGGTCGGTGTGTGCACGGGGTTAGACAGCCCGAGCTGAAGCAGCCCAGGGAGGCGTTCCCCAACGGTCCCGATACGAGCCgttaaaacgtgtgtgtgtgtgtgtgtgtgtgtgtgtgtgtctgtgtgtgtgtgtgtgtgtgtgtgtgtgtgtgtgtgtgtgtgtgtgtgtgtgtgtgtgtgtgtgtgtgtgtgtgttcggcccTCCCAGGATGCCGAGGCCCTGCGCGGCGAGGTGTCCCGCTGGGAGGGCCAGGCGCGGCAGCGGGAGCGGCGGCTGGCCGAGGTGGAGCGCGAGCTGCTGCAGAGCCACGCCCAGCGGGCGGAGCTGCAGGCCGCGCTGGAGGAGGGCCACTCCCAGCTGGACGAgagccggcggcggcggggcgacGCGGAGCAGCGGCTCGGGCTCCGCCTCCAGGAGTGTGAGGAGGAGCTGGCCCGGCAGGCCGCCGCGCCGGCGCCCGTCAAGGTGACACGCAcgcactgcagacacacacactgcggacACACGCACTGCGGACACACGCACTGCGGACACACGCACTGCGGACACACGCACtgcggacacgcacacactgcggACACAcgcactgcagacacacactgcagagcagacacacactgcagacacacacactgccgagcagacacacactgccgagcagacacacactgccgagcagacacacactgcagacacacacactgcagagcagacacacactgcacacacacactacagatgcacacactgcagatgcacacactgcagatgcacacactgcagacgcacacactgcagatgcacacactgcagatgcacacactgcagacacacacactgcagacacgcacactgcagacacacacactgcacacacgcacactgcacacacgcactgcagacacacacactgcagacacgcacactgcacacacgcactgcagacacacactgcagaccCGGTTGGGGACAGAACGGTCTCTTGCAGAACCCTTAGTGAGGCCTCTCCTGGCCGATAAATCACAAAGACGCCGTGTTGTGAATTCGGCTCGCTTTCAGGAATGTAAACCAGGACTCCCAGTAACCGTGCCCCCCTCCCGTCCCTCCCAGTACGTGACCCagacggtggaggtggagaacgCCCAGACGGGCCGGGCGCTGGCGGAGGCGCGGGCGCAGAGCGGCGCCCTGACGGAGCAGCTGCTGGTGCAGAGGCAGCTGCTGCGGGAGCTGGAGACGCAGCTGCACGAGTCCCAGAGGAGCTGCACCCAGCTGCGCACCCAGGTAGACCCCCCccgggggacccccccccccccccccccgcgccccgaCGACAGCCCGCCCCGGCCCCTCCATGGTCCTCCCTCCGTCGGGGGGGGGTGGACTGTGGGGGTGTCCGTCAGGGCCCAGGcgccctctgacctctgacctcttgaGGAAACTAAAACGAAAGTCCCGCCCCCCCGGCAGCGCCTGAggtcccgcccccctccccccccccatcactggCCCTGTAGTtcaccccgtctctctccctgcgtTTGGTTGCAGCTGCTCTCGGACAGAGCCCGCCTCTGTGGCCTGCTCTCCGTGGCCGTTGGGATGGACAATGGGGAGGTCATTCGCAGGTTGTCCAAGGTTTGACccataccccccctcccccccccccaaacccatcCCCTGCTACCCTGCTACCTGCGGCCCACCTGAACCCCCCAGGAGACGTCCTCCACACTATTAGTCTTGCCTGTGTGAGCTTGCAGGTTCCCAAAGCTGCTATGTACTGAAAAAACAAACTACTGAATGATCTGgtttgaggagggagggggggggggggggggggggggagggagggagggagggagggggggagggggggggagagcttgGGTTTAAAACGGCGAGTGATGTCAGTCGAGTGCGTTTGGAACCTGTGCGCTTGTAGTCGTCTCCCAGTAAGCTGTCCCTCTAGGTCTCTCTCCCAGTAAGCTGTCCCAGTAGGTCTCTTCCCCCAGTGCTCCCTGGTCCCCCCTGGACGTCCCCAGTGTGTGCTCCCAGCTCCCGGCAGTAAACGTTCCCAGCCTGTCCTCCTGTGTTtcgtatcttttttttttttatagagcaGTAATGTTGTAGCGCCGCGGTACCTTCAGACCCCGGGGCTTTGCGTCGCCCTTGGTTTCGCTGTGTGTGGCTGTAGCCCTTTAGCCTAGCGTGTGGCTGACCGTAGCCCTTTAGCCTAGCGTGTGGCTGACAGTAGCCCTTTAGCCTAGTGTGTGGCTGTAGCCCTTTAGCCTAGCGTGTGGCTGTAGCCCTTTAGCCTAGCGTGTGGCTCACCGTAGCCCTTTAGCCTAGCGTGTGGCTCACCGTAGCCCTTTAGCCTAGCGTGTGGCTGACCGTAGCCCTTTAGCCTAGCGTGTGGCTGTAGCCCTTTAGCCTAGCGTGTGGCTGTAGCCCTTTAGCCTAGCGTGTGGCTGTAGCCCTTTAGCCTAGCGTGTGGCTGTAGCCCTTTAGCCTAGCGTGTGGCTGTAGCCCTTTAGCCTAGCGTGTGGCTGTAGCCCTTTAGCCTAGCGTGTGGCTGTAGCCCTTTAGCCTAGCGTGTGGCTGTAGCCCTTTAGCCTAGCGTGTGGCTGACCGTAGCCCTTTAGCCTAGCGTGTGGCTGTAGCCCTTTAGCCTAGCGTGTGGCTGTAGCCCTTTAGCCTAGCGTGTGGCTGACCGTAGCCCTTTAGCCTAGCGTGTGGCTGTAGCCCTTTAGCCTAGCGTGTGGCTGTAGCCCTTTAGCCTAGCGTGTGGCTGACCGTAGCCCTTGAGCCTAGCGTGTGTGTCGTAGCGCGTACttcggtggctagctgtggtgCTCGGTCCCTGGCTGCTCTCCCGTGAGACGCCGCCCCCCTCctgacgctgtgtgtgtgtggggggggcagaTCCTGGTGTacgagggggagatggagcggGCCCAGGggcagctggaggtggagatgcagagcctggaggaggagaagaaccgCGTGATCGAGGAGGCCTTCGTGAGGGCCGAGAGCGAGATGAAGGCGGTCCACGATAACCTGGCAGGTGGGTGAAAGGGGGTTTGCCTCATCGGGACTCTTGTCCCGGGTCAGTTCTTCTAAACCCATATTGTAACCAGCCATAATTATTTCCTATTTATTGTATCTCTATCTATATAGACATAGATGTATAAATAAGAGTTTTCGGGATTTTTTTAGGTGTCTTGTAGGTGTCATTTTTCTATGAGTTTAGCTCGTTCCAGAATCCAGTAAATAATCTCCattcaaagaaaaaagaaaaagcagcCTGGCTACAGCACTATTGACCCTCTCTCGCCCACCCTCCCCCCGTCGCCCCCCTGTGCAGGTGTCCGTATGAACCTGCTGACCCTGCAGCCCGCGCTGCGCACTCTGACCTGCGACTACAACCTGCTCAAGAGGCAGGTGCAGGAGTTCCCCTACATGCTGGACAAGGCCATCGTGGAGGCCAAGCAGGAGGTGAGTAACCACGGCGGCGCTGCCGGCTGTACAAacatcctttgtgtgtgtgtgtgtgtgtgtgtgtgtttgtgtgtatttagcCGTGGCTGTGCTGTCGCTCTCTGCAGATCTGCCAGGTGATCAACGAGGTGAGCGCAGCCAACCAGGAGCTCCTGAGGAAATACAAGCGGGAGATGAACCTGAGGAAGAAGTGTCACAACGAGCTGGTGCGCCTCAAAGGTAAACACGCAGGATCACCGGGCGCCAGGGAAACGGTTGACTTTAACGGGCCTTAATATGAGGGCGCAGCAAAGAGTTAAAGGCCagaattaatatatatttacgtTTTCCATCGTCACATTTTGCCATCATAAAATCGACTCAAAATAAAGTAAGTTTTGTTTGCATCCATTAAGAAAAACAATATCTATGCTTATATTTACCtatagggcatttagcagacgctataATTCAAAGCGACGTACAATAAGTATCCATTGTGAGAAGAGAAACaccaatatatcactgtcggtaccgtaagggtgttcatagaaccaagcacCTATGCTAGGGCACTACACTGGGGATGTATGCGAACTCGCGATGGATGAAACCAACATGTGTTTACTTCCGGCGGTGCCGCCCTACCGAGCCCACGCGTGACCGAGGCCGTGTTTCCCGTTCCCCAGGCAACATCCGGGTGTTCTGCCGGGTGCGGCCGGTCAGCCACGAGGAGCACGTCTCCGCCGAGTCCCGGAACATGGTCAGCTTCGACTCGGACGATGACGCGGTCCTCTACCTCTCCAACAAGGGCAAGACCATGACCTTCGACCTCGACAAGGTCTTCCCACCGCAGGCCACGCAGGAAGAGGTCAGTCTGTCCCGGGGGACTGTcgtgtgcacgtctgtgtgccatcggggggggggcatgtgacTCTGatggtagagcgggttggctggtaaccggaaggttgctagttcgatccccgactcctcctagctagagtgtcgagggGTCCCTtgtgccttgcatggttgaccccgccgtcgtgtgtgtgaacgtgtgcatgagtgagtgaatgtgaggtaatattgtaaagcgctttgagcggccaccggttagaaaagcgcggtataaatgcagtccatttacctttTACCATCTCCAGTGGACCAATCAAATCAATCCTTTTCCGTACCCCAGGTGTTCCAGGAGGTCCAGTCGCTGGTGACCTCGTGCATCGACGGCTTCAACGTCTGCATCTTCGCCTACGGACAGACGGGCTCGGGGAAGACCTACACCATGGAGGTGAGTCGGCTCATCCTCAGTCACGTTGGTGCCTTCCTCTGAACTCTTGACGTCATAGAACCAGCCCGGGAACGCCAGCTGGTGTTAACGCCACGCGTTTGGAGTTCTCCAGAGACTAGAACGAGATTAGGGTTTAGCAAGTGGGTCaccgggtagagcgcgtaccattaagggttcgggttcgattcctgaccgtggtcctttgctgcatgtctccccgcctctctctctctctctattccatactctcctgtctgactcttcatgaatatagaaaaaaataatcatacaAATATATCCATCACTCTCCCACTTGCTCTCGCCCTCTTGACTGGAGCTGCTGGGTCTGAGCAGCGTCTGATGGTCGtacgcccctctctctctctcccccccccccagggcgcgGGCCAGAACCCGGGCATCAACCAGCGGGCGCTCCGGCTGCTCTTCTCCGAGGTCATGGAGAAGAAGCCCGACTGGGACTACAGGATCACCGTCAGCATGGTGGAGATCTACAACGAGaccctgaggtgtgtgtgtgtgtgtgtgtgtgtgtgtgtgtgtgtgtgtgtgtgtgtgtgtgtgtgtgtgtgtgtgtgtgtgtgtgtgtgtgtgtgtgtgtgtgtgtgtgtgtgtgtgtgtgtgtgtgtgtgtgtgtgtgtgtgtgtttactgtacAAACAAATCTGGTGATTCAAAACGGCTCATATTTTGGATGTAATAAAACATCCAAGTAATGTTAAATGTAATAAATCAAAGTTTAACTCTTGGAAAGAAATCTTGCCTGGACTTTTCCAACGCGTCCTCGTCCAGGGCTCTGGGCGTCCCTCCCAGAGCGGTGTCCCAGTCTGTGGACACTCTCCAGGCACAACCTGACCCCGgtgtgatcccccccccccaggaacctCCTGGGAGACAACCCCAGCGAGAAGCTGGACATCAAGATGAACCCAGACGGCAGCGGGCAGCTCTACGTCCCCGGCCTCACCCAGATCACCGTGCAGTGCCCGGAGGACATCAACCGGGTCAgccgcccccctctctctgatcGCTCTGATTGCATTACATCGTTCCTTAGGCCCTTGAGGTCACAGTAGCTCTAGAACAAACGCATCGCGTCACGAGTCACGAGTGGTCCGACCTCGCTGTACAATACAGTAGTTTATACTGTTGTTTAGTGCGTGTATATAACCGGATGCGGGATACAGCGAATGCCTTGAGACCCATGACTGCCTGTTCCTGTTGAGGTGATGGAATGTCCACAGGAAGGGATTTGCGTCTATCCCGTCGGATTAGGCCTATGTGTTAATGTATCAACGATGACATTGTTCACCGGCATGTACACATCCCGccctgtgcgtttgtgtaacTGAACTCTGCATTAAGGTCAGACGTCCACAAAGCtctgaccctcctcctcctcctcctcctcctcctcctcctcctcctcctcctcctcctcctccaggtgtttGAGCTCGGCCACATGAACCGGGCGACCGCCTGCACCAACCTCAACGAGCACAGCTCCCGCTCCCACGCGCTGCTCGTCATCACGGTGGCGGGCTTCAACTCGGCCACCGGAAACCGCACTCAAGGTAGGACAACACCAGCCaccacaacaaccaacaacaacaaccctaaCCACCAACCAACACCAGCCgccacaacaaccaacaacaacaaccctaaCCACCAACCAACACCAGCCaccacaacaaccaacaacaacaaccctaaCCACCAACCAACACCAGCTaccacaacaaccaacaacaacaaccctaaCCACCAACCAACACCAGCTACCACAACAACCACACCAacaccagccaccaccaccaacaacaccaaccaacaccaccacaccaacGACAACACCAACCAACACCAGCCGCacccaccaacaacaacaccaataaccctaaccaccaaccaacaccaccacaccaacGACAACCACCAACCAACACCAGCCGCACCCACCAACAACaccaaccaacaccaccaccacaccgacAACCACCAACCAACCTATCCAGAACAACCAcaccaacaccacaacaaccacaccgacaaccaccaccgcatcaccaacaaccacaccgacaaccaccaccaccgcatcaCCGACAACCACaccgacaaccaccaccaccgcatcaccaacaaccacaccgacaaccaccaccaccgcatcaccaacaaccacaccgacaaccaccaccagcaccaacaaccacaccgacaaccaccaccacatcaccaacaaccacaccgacaaccaccaccacatcaccaacaaccacaccgacaaccaccaccgcatcaccaacaaccacaccgacaaccaccaccaccacatcaccaacaaccacaccgacaaccaccaccaccacatcaccaacaaccacaccgacaaccaccaccaccgcatcaccaacaaccacaccgacaaccaccaccaccgcatcaccaacaaccacaccgacaaccaccaccacatcaccaacaaccacacCGACAACCACCACCGCATCACCGACAACCACACCgacaaccaccaccagcaccaacaaccacaccgacaaccaccaccaccgcattaccaacaaccacaccgacaaccaccaccacatcaccaacaaccacaccgacaaccaccaccaccgcatcaCCGACAACCACACCGACAACCACCACCGCATCACCGACAACCACaccgacaaccaccaccaccgcatcaccaacaaccacaccgacaaccaccaccagcaccaacaaccacaccgacaaccaccaccacatcaccaacaaccacacCGACAACCACCACCGCATTACCAACAACCACACCGACAACCACCACCGCATTACCAACAACCACaccgacaaccaccaccaccgcatcaccaacaaccacaccgacaaccaccaccacatcaccaacaaccacaccgacaaccaccaccaccgcatcaccaacaaccacaccgacaaccaccaccacatcaccaacaaccacaccgacaaccaccaccacatcaccaacaaccacaccgacaaccaccaccgcatcaccaacaaccacaccgacaaccaccaccacatcaccaacaaccacaccgacaaccaccaccaccgcatcaccaacaaccacaccgacaaccaccaccgcat
It encodes:
- the kifc3 gene encoding kinesin-like protein KIFC3 isoform X3, encoding MYVLCTLVVLTLHSLIKSYYKALEAKADPDAEPGRRRGGSDPERADGAPSGGRPGDGSGQRRVLSRGELAHCRLESQPGRAGRLYYAPNRRKLLKQPVQRSSALLCPAVMFGTRKTWDLGDAPCLQELWKKDLSLDASSVDFLMSDGEDEGSFLSLPASAFSQRPSLTPDFSEAHLPGQQLLIQKVSWFYCWTTNDTLQEKVCEIQARLHSEERARQLQLQRLQQSHEQSVLENTSIIRTLQEELLSSQPSAPAEPQEERQPQKPTETQPSGPEREQLIAQLHTQVEELEVKLLDQTQEVGRLRSELGATDLEKHLELLVVENERLKQELKACRTSAAPPPAPPVSPACPACPHGQDAEALRGEVSRWEGQARQRERRLAEVERELLQSHAQRAELQAALEEGHSQLDESRRRRGDAEQRLGLRLQECEEELARQAAAPAPVKYVTQTVEVENAQTGRALAEARAQSGALTEQLLVQRQLLRELETQLHESQRSCTQLRTQILVYEGEMERAQGQLEVEMQSLEEEKNRVIEEAFVRAESEMKAVHDNLAGVRMNLLTLQPALRTLTCDYNLLKRQVQEFPYMLDKAIVEAKQEICQVINEVSAANQELLRKYKREMNLRKKCHNELVRLKGNIRVFCRVRPVSHEEHVSAESRNMVSFDSDDDAVLYLSNKGKTMTFDLDKVFPPQATQEEVFQEVQSLVTSCIDGFNVCIFAYGQTGSGKTYTMEGAGQNPGINQRALRLLFSEVMEKKPDWDYRITVSMVEIYNETLRNLLGDNPSEKLDIKMNPDGSGQLYVPGLTQITVQCPEDINRVFELGHMNRATACTNLNEHSSRSHALLVITVAGFNSATGNRTQGKLNLVDLAGSERIAKSGAEGSRLREAQCINKSLSALGDVINALRCRHSHVPFRNSRLTYLLQDSLSGDSKTLMMVQVSPLVSNMSESVCSLKFAQRVRSVELGSASAFKRVENSSTSSSPTHDSVELDSPPVTPVPLPISRASSAGSTLSSTSRTPSTRRRSQSQLSTGRLKLTA
- the kifc3 gene encoding kinesin-like protein KIFC3 isoform X2 yields the protein MYVLCTLVVLTLHSLIKSYYKALEAKADPDAEPGRRRGGSDPERADGAPSGGRPGDGSGQRRVLSRGELAHCRLESQPGRAGRLYYAPNRRKLLKPVQRSSALLCPAVMFGTRKTWDLGDAPCLQELWKKDLSLDASSVDFLMSDGEDEGSFLSLPASAFSQRPSLTPDFSEAHLPGQQLLIQKVSWFYCWTTNDTLQEKVCEIQARLHSEERARQLQLQRLQQSHEQSVLENTSIIRTLQEELLSSQPSAPAEPQEERQPQKPTETQPSGPEREQLIAQLHTQVEELEVKLLDQTQEVGRLRSELGATDLEKHLELLVVENERLKQELKACRTSAAPPPAPPVSPACPACPHGQDAEALRGEVSRWEGQARQRERRLAEVERELLQSHAQRAELQAALEEGHSQLDESRRRRGDAEQRLGLRLQECEEELARQAAAPAPVKYVTQTVEVENAQTGRALAEARAQSGALTEQLLVQRQLLRELETQLHESQRSCTQLRTQILVYEGEMERAQGQLEVEMQSLEEEKNRVIEEAFVRAESEMKAVHDNLAGVRMNLLTLQPALRTLTCDYNLLKRQVQEFPYMLDKAIVEAKQEICQVINEVSAANQELLRKYKREMNLRKKCHNELVRLKGNIRVFCRVRPVSHEEHVSAESRNMVSFDSDDDAVLYLSNKGKTMTFDLDKVFPPQATQEEVFQEVQSLVTSCIDGFNVCIFAYGQTGSGKTYTMEGAGQNPGINQRALRLLFSEVMEKKPDWDYRITVSMVEIYNETLRNLLGDNPSEKLDIKMNPDGSGQLYVPGLTQITVQCPEDINRVFELGHMNRATACTNLNEHSSRSHALLVITVAGFNSATGNRTQGKLNLVDLAGSERIAKSGAEGSRLREAQCINKSLSALGDVINALRCRHSHVPFRNSRLTYLLQDSLSGDSKTLMMVQVSPLVSNMSESVCSLKFAQRVRSVELGSASAFKRVENSSTSSSPTHDSVELDSPPVTPVPLPISRASSAGSTLSSTSRTPSTRRRSQSQLSTDRQVDRGSPLVGDSGQDD